One window from the genome of Paraclostridium sordellii encodes:
- a CDS encoding SH3 domain-containing protein, with the protein ATSLNMRSGPSTGNSVIGSLKNNEKVEVISESNGWSKIKYNGKEGYVSSTYLKDSNEGGNSKPNETPKPNPNVETKTKVVVATSLN; encoded by the coding sequence GCAACATCATTAAATATGAGAAGTGGACCATCAACAGGGAATAGTGTAATAGGAAGCTTAAAGAATAACGAAAAAGTAGAAGTAATATCAGAAAGTAATGGATGGTCAAAAATAAAATACAATGGAAAAGAAGGCTACGTATCAAGTACATACTTAAAAGATAGTAATGAAGGTGGAAACTCTAAACCAAATGAGACTCCAAAGCCTAATCCAAATGTTGAAACAAAAACAAAAGTAGTGGTAGCAACATCATTAAAT